From a single Agrobacterium tumefaciens genomic region:
- a CDS encoding alpha/beta hydrolase has translation MRLIFSLFLTLGLLSSCAGRPGADVLQAINTKAHGTKIVTAYVVSTREKNTDAKKGFGTERAMQPNYASFDISIPPTHKSGKIEWANGKPDPNKDFVVTRADMLTKPRFNADLGDVARSGKQIALFVHGYNYSYQEALFRATQMAADAKMDGVPLVFSWPSQANVTGYVADKESATFSRDALAGVLIDLTRQTPRKNVVVFGHSMGGWLVMEALRQLRLQGRNDVIAKLQVVLAAPDIDADVFRKQIEVVGRLNPPLTVLVSKDDRALKASSILGADVTRIGALDVTDPQVQEAALKEGVQFIDISKLEASDPLNHDRYAALASMVPQLESSRRGGDINSAGAFVFDAIGATVSSPFRLASQVVNPQ, from the coding sequence ATGCGCCTGATCTTTTCGCTGTTTCTCACTCTCGGTCTTCTTTCATCCTGTGCAGGCAGGCCGGGGGCGGACGTGCTGCAGGCCATAAACACCAAGGCCCATGGCACGAAAATCGTGACGGCCTATGTGGTGAGCACACGGGAGAAAAACACCGACGCGAAAAAGGGTTTTGGCACGGAGCGGGCGATGCAGCCGAATTACGCAAGCTTCGACATTTCCATTCCTCCCACTCATAAAAGCGGAAAAATCGAGTGGGCCAACGGCAAGCCGGATCCGAACAAGGATTTTGTCGTCACCCGGGCCGATATGCTGACGAAGCCGCGCTTCAATGCCGATCTTGGCGACGTCGCCCGGTCCGGCAAGCAGATCGCGCTTTTTGTGCATGGTTACAATTACAGCTATCAGGAAGCGCTGTTCCGCGCGACGCAGATGGCTGCCGATGCCAAGATGGATGGCGTGCCGCTGGTGTTCTCCTGGCCGTCGCAGGCCAACGTCACCGGTTATGTGGCCGACAAGGAATCGGCGACCTTTTCGCGCGATGCGCTGGCTGGTGTTCTGATCGACCTTACCCGACAGACACCGCGAAAAAACGTTGTCGTGTTTGGCCACAGCATGGGTGGCTGGCTGGTCATGGAAGCGCTGCGGCAGTTGCGCTTGCAGGGCAGGAACGACGTGATCGCCAAGCTGCAGGTGGTGCTGGCAGCACCTGATATCGATGCCGATGTGTTTCGCAAACAGATAGAGGTGGTCGGCCGGCTCAACCCGCCGCTCACCGTTCTCGTTTCCAAGGACGACCGCGCCCTGAAAGCATCTTCCATTTTGGGCGCCGATGTCACTCGTATCGGAGCACTTGACGTGACCGACCCGCAGGTACAGGAAGCTGCCCTGAAGGAGGGCGTGCAGTTCATCGACATTTCCAAACTCGAGGCTTCCGATCCGCTCAACCATGACCGCTATGCCGCTCTGGCCTCGATGGTGCCGCAGCTGGAATCAAGCAGACGCGGCGGCGACATCAACAGTGCGGGTGCCTTCGTTTTCGATGCGATCGGCGCGACCGTATCCAGCCCCTTCCGCCTTGCGAGCCAGGTGGTGAACCCGCAGTAG
- the recF gene encoding DNA replication/repair protein RecF (All proteins in this family for which functions are known are DNA-binding proteins that assist the filamentation of RecA onto DNA for the initiation of recombination or recombinational repair.): MTNKVSLLRLKLTDFRNYAAAALTLDDRHVVLTGDNGSGKTNLLEAVSFLSPGRGLRRATLSDVTRVGAEATGFSIFADVEGMDGEVAIGTGIEGDGEVVSRRLRLNGTSVKSVDELTDHLRVLWLTPAMDGLFTGSSSDRRRFLDRLVLSLDPAHGRRASDFEKAMRGRNRLLSEGRFDPVWLDGIEKQMAELGISMAVARYEMLGLLKTLIEGRAGNAAFPSAALSLSGFMDDGLNRPAVDLEDEYRLMLRDGRYRDAAAGRTLDGPHRVDLFVRHAEKNMEAERCSTGEQKALLVGLVLAHAQLTANMTGHAPILLLDEIAAHLDEGRRAALFDLIHALGGQSFMTGTDAAMFSALGERAQFFNVSHGSVTG, translated from the coding sequence ATGACGAACAAGGTGTCGCTTTTACGGCTGAAACTCACGGACTTCCGCAACTATGCGGCGGCGGCGCTCACGCTTGATGATCGCCATGTTGTGCTGACAGGCGATAATGGCTCCGGTAAGACCAATCTGCTGGAGGCCGTCTCGTTTCTTTCACCCGGCAGGGGCCTTCGCCGGGCCACCCTGTCCGATGTTACCCGCGTCGGAGCGGAGGCCACCGGTTTCTCGATCTTTGCCGATGTCGAAGGCATGGATGGCGAAGTTGCCATCGGCACCGGGATTGAAGGTGATGGCGAAGTGGTGTCGCGTCGCCTGCGGCTGAACGGCACGTCGGTAAAATCCGTCGACGAACTGACCGATCATTTGCGCGTGTTGTGGCTGACGCCGGCCATGGACGGCCTCTTCACCGGCTCGTCATCGGATCGCCGGCGTTTTCTCGACCGGCTGGTGCTGTCGCTTGACCCCGCGCATGGCAGGCGGGCAAGCGATTTCGAAAAGGCCATGCGCGGCCGTAACCGGCTGCTTTCGGAAGGCCGTTTCGATCCTGTCTGGCTGGATGGTATCGAAAAGCAGATGGCGGAACTCGGCATTTCCATGGCGGTTGCCCGTTATGAAATGCTTGGCCTTTTGAAGACCCTGATCGAAGGGCGGGCCGGCAACGCTGCTTTCCCCTCGGCGGCGCTTTCGCTTTCCGGTTTCATGGATGACGGGCTTAATCGCCCGGCGGTCGATCTGGAAGATGAATATAGGCTTATGTTGCGCGATGGCCGGTATCGGGACGCGGCTGCAGGCCGCACGCTGGATGGCCCGCACCGCGTTGATCTCTTCGTGCGCCACGCGGAAAAGAACATGGAAGCGGAACGCTGTTCAACCGGAGAGCAGAAGGCGTTGCTGGTCGGGCTGGTGCTTGCACATGCGCAGCTGACCGCCAATATGACTGGCCATGCGCCCATTCTGCTCTTGGACGAAATCGCCGCTCATCTGGATGAGGGCAGACGGGCCGCTTTGTTCGATCTCATTCACGCACTCGGCGGTCAGAGTTTCATGACCGGAACGGATGCGGCCATGTTTTCCGCCCTTGGCGAGCGGGCGCAGTTCTTCAATGTTTCCCACGGGAGCGTCACGGGATGA
- a CDS encoding molybdopterin-synthase adenylyltransferase MoeB, whose amino-acid sequence MEPLSPEEIERYKRHILLPEIGGAGQQRLKAARVLVIGAGGLGAPVLHYLAAAGVGTLGMIDDDVVSLSNLQRQVIHDSGTIGELKTQSARKAIARLNPHVRTLVYEERFSQVWAHDHLPSFDLLIDGSDNFDTRYAAADAAEAAKRPLVTGAVGRFDGSVTVLKPYAINAEGTLLPGYRDLFPEPPPQGLIPNCAETGIVGALTGVIGTLMAMEAIKVITGAGEPLIGRLLLYDALSARFETVRYKRRPAGKKP is encoded by the coding sequence ATGGAACCGCTGAGCCCGGAAGAAATCGAACGCTACAAGCGCCACATCCTGCTGCCGGAAATCGGCGGTGCAGGCCAGCAGCGGTTGAAGGCGGCGCGCGTGCTGGTCATTGGCGCGGGCGGTCTCGGCGCGCCCGTCCTTCATTATCTTGCCGCCGCCGGTGTCGGCACGCTCGGTATGATCGATGACGATGTGGTTTCCCTGTCCAACCTCCAGCGGCAGGTGATCCACGATAGCGGCACCATCGGTGAGCTGAAAACGCAAAGTGCCCGCAAGGCCATCGCCCGGCTCAATCCACATGTCCGCACGCTGGTTTATGAGGAGCGCTTTTCGCAGGTCTGGGCGCATGACCATCTGCCCTCCTTCGATCTGCTGATCGATGGTTCGGATAATTTCGATACGCGTTATGCCGCCGCCGATGCAGCGGAAGCGGCGAAGAGACCGTTGGTCACCGGCGCCGTCGGCCGTTTCGATGGCTCGGTTACCGTCTTGAAACCCTATGCGATCAACGCAGAAGGCACTCTGTTGCCGGGTTATCGTGATCTGTTTCCCGAGCCGCCGCCGCAGGGTCTCATTCCCAATTGTGCGGAAACCGGCATCGTCGGCGCGCTGACCGGGGTTATCGGCACCCTCATGGCCATGGAGGCGATCAAGGTGATCACCGGTGCCGGTGAGCCGCTGATCGGTCGCCTGCTGCTTTATGATGCGCTGTCGGCCCGTTTCGAAACCGTGCGTTACAAACGCCGGCCGGCCGGAAAGAAACCATGA
- a CDS encoding GNAT family N-acetyltransferase, which translates to MIRIARVGEEFDRWQDLLALIMASFAYMDGVIDPPSSAHRLTLENLAEKARAEIAFVALDGDELLGCLFCRPEPPACLYVGKLCVSPKAQGKGIGRMLLERAETVAGELALPALRLETRIELGANHAKFAAWGFVRTAENAHAGYDRTTSIEMTKFLG; encoded by the coding sequence ATGATCCGGATCGCAAGGGTTGGGGAGGAATTCGATCGCTGGCAGGACTTGCTGGCGCTCATCATGGCGTCCTTCGCCTATATGGATGGTGTCATCGATCCGCCATCCTCGGCCCATCGCCTGACACTCGAAAATCTTGCCGAAAAGGCGAGGGCGGAGATTGCGTTCGTGGCGCTTGATGGTGATGAGCTGCTGGGCTGCCTGTTTTGCCGGCCGGAGCCGCCGGCCTGTCTTTATGTCGGCAAGCTGTGCGTTTCCCCGAAAGCGCAGGGAAAGGGCATCGGCAGGATGCTGCTTGAAAGAGCCGAAACAGTGGCCGGCGAATTGGCGCTGCCGGCACTACGCTTGGAAACACGCATCGAACTTGGCGCCAATCACGCCAAATTCGCCGCCTGGGGTTTCGTCAGGACCGCTGAAAATGCCCATGCCGGTTATGATCGCACGACCTCGATTGAAATGACGAAATTCCTCGGTTGA
- a CDS encoding 2-hydroxyacid dehydrogenase, giving the protein MTHKKRPTVYITRKLPDVVETRMRELFDAELNIDDTPRSEAELVAAMQRVDVLVPTVTDRITAAMIEQAGPQLKLIASFSNGIDHVDVDAAARKGITVTNTPNVLTEDSADITMALVLAVPRRMIEGTRVLANGSDEWLGWSPTWMLGRRISGKRIGIVGMGRIGTAVARRAKAFGLSIHYHNRKRVNPATEAELEATYWDSLDQMLARVDIVSVNCPSTPATYHLISARRLALMQPTSYIVNTARGDIIDEAAMIQCLREGKIAGAGLDVYENEPAVNPKLIKLAKEGKVVLLPHMGSATIEGRIEMGDKVIINIRTLFDGHRPPNRVLPGRS; this is encoded by the coding sequence ATGACCCACAAGAAGAGACCGACAGTCTATATCACCCGCAAATTGCCTGACGTCGTCGAGACCAGAATGCGCGAACTCTTCGATGCCGAACTGAATATCGACGATACGCCGCGCAGCGAGGCGGAGCTTGTCGCCGCCATGCAGCGGGTGGACGTGCTGGTGCCGACCGTGACCGACCGCATCACCGCCGCGATGATCGAACAGGCGGGGCCGCAACTGAAGTTGATCGCCAGCTTCTCCAATGGCATCGACCATGTGGATGTGGACGCCGCAGCCCGAAAGGGCATTACCGTTACCAATACACCGAATGTGCTGACCGAAGACAGCGCCGATATCACCATGGCGCTGGTGCTGGCCGTGCCGCGCCGCATGATCGAAGGCACGCGCGTGCTTGCCAATGGCTCGGATGAGTGGCTTGGCTGGTCGCCGACCTGGATGCTGGGGCGGCGCATTTCCGGCAAGCGCATCGGTATTGTCGGCATGGGCCGCATCGGAACTGCGGTTGCGCGGCGCGCCAAGGCGTTCGGCCTTTCCATTCATTATCACAACCGCAAACGCGTCAACCCCGCGACGGAGGCGGAGCTTGAGGCAACCTATTGGGACAGCCTCGACCAGATGCTGGCACGGGTGGATATTGTCTCCGTCAATTGCCCCTCGACGCCCGCGACCTACCACCTGATCTCGGCGCGGCGGCTGGCGCTGATGCAGCCAACCAGCTACATCGTCAATACTGCGCGCGGCGATATCATCGATGAGGCCGCGATGATCCAGTGCCTGCGCGAAGGAAAAATCGCCGGCGCCGGTCTCGATGTCTATGAGAATGAGCCTGCGGTGAACCCCAAGCTCATCAAGCTCGCCAAGGAAGGCAAGGTCGTTCTGCTTCCGCATATGGGATCTGCGACGATCGAAGGCCGCATCGAAATGGGCGACAAGGTCATCATCAACATCCGCACGCTGTTCGATGGACACCGTCCGCCGAACCGGGTGCTGCCGGGGCGTAGTTAA
- a CDS encoding SH3 domain-containing protein has translation MRSVVSIVCIALSLGLFGAATEAMAQGAAKGASGLPLPRFVSLKSKRVNMRIGPSTDYAVSWMYLKSGMPVEIIQEYENWRRIRDADGTEGWVNQALLSGERTAVAAPWMRGKGKEVYVNMRREAQSGASVIARLEPGVVFRIGECNGDWCRAEAGQASGWVSQGEIWGAYPGEAFK, from the coding sequence ATGCGCAGTGTGGTTTCTATCGTTTGCATTGCATTGTCTTTGGGCCTCTTCGGTGCGGCAACTGAAGCCATGGCGCAGGGTGCCGCAAAAGGCGCCAGCGGCCTGCCTCTGCCGCGTTTCGTCAGCCTGAAATCCAAGCGCGTTAATATGCGCATCGGCCCCAGCACGGATTACGCCGTGTCATGGATGTATCTGAAATCGGGAATGCCTGTCGAAATCATCCAGGAATATGAAAACTGGCGGCGCATCCGTGATGCCGATGGCACGGAAGGCTGGGTCAACCAGGCGCTGCTGTCCGGCGAGCGCACCGCCGTCGCCGCGCCATGGATGCGCGGCAAGGGCAAGGAAGTTTACGTCAACATGCGCCGCGAAGCGCAGTCTGGTGCTTCGGTCATCGCCCGGCTGGAGCCGGGCGTCGTCTTCAGGATCGGTGAATGCAATGGCGACTGGTGCCGCGCCGAGGCCGGTCAGGCCTCGGGCTGGGTTTCGCAGGGCGAAATCTGGGGTGCCTACCCCGGTGAGGCCTTTAAATAA
- a CDS encoding adenosine kinase, giving the protein MTKFDVLTVGNAIVDIISRCDDRFLNDNAITKGAMNLIDAERAELLYSLMGPALEASGGSAGNTAAGVANFGGKAAYFGKVAEDQLGEIFQHDIRAQGVYFETKPEGTFPPTARSMIFVTEDGERSMNTYLGACVDLGPEDVEDDVVAQTKVTYFEGYLWDPPRAKDAIRECARIAHENGREVSMTLSDSFCVGRYREEFLDLMRSGTVDIVFANKQEALSLYETDDFELALTKIAADCKIAAVTMSEEGAVILRGTERVKVEAYPVHDVVDTTGAGDLFAAGFLFGYTQDRSLEDCGKLGCLAAAAVIQQVGPRPMSSLKALGAKHGLI; this is encoded by the coding sequence ATGACGAAATTCGACGTACTGACTGTCGGCAATGCCATCGTCGACATCATCTCCCGCTGCGATGACCGCTTCCTCAACGACAATGCCATTACCAAAGGCGCGATGAACCTCATCGATGCGGAACGCGCCGAATTGCTTTATTCGCTGATGGGACCGGCTCTCGAAGCCTCCGGCGGCAGCGCGGGTAACACTGCGGCGGGCGTGGCGAATTTCGGCGGCAAGGCTGCCTATTTCGGCAAGGTCGCCGAAGACCAGCTCGGAGAAATCTTCCAGCACGATATCCGCGCGCAGGGCGTCTATTTCGAAACGAAACCGGAAGGCACCTTCCCGCCGACCGCCCGTTCGATGATCTTCGTGACCGAAGATGGCGAGCGTTCGATGAACACCTATCTCGGCGCCTGCGTCGATCTCGGCCCTGAAGACGTCGAAGACGACGTCGTGGCGCAGACCAAGGTCACCTATTTCGAAGGTTACCTGTGGGATCCGCCGCGCGCCAAGGACGCCATTCGCGAATGCGCCCGCATTGCGCATGAAAACGGCCGCGAAGTTTCCATGACGCTGTCCGACAGTTTCTGCGTCGGCCGTTACCGCGAAGAATTTCTCGACCTGATGCGCTCCGGCACGGTGGATATTGTTTTCGCCAACAAGCAGGAAGCGCTTTCGCTTTACGAGACCGACGATTTCGAGCTGGCGCTGACGAAAATTGCCGCCGACTGCAAGATCGCGGCGGTGACAATGAGCGAAGAAGGTGCCGTTATCCTGCGCGGTACGGAACGCGTGAAGGTAGAGGCCTATCCCGTGCATGACGTGGTCGACACGACAGGCGCAGGCGATCTCTTCGCCGCCGGTTTCCTGTTCGGTTATACGCAGGACCGGTCGCTCGAAGATTGCGGCAAGCTCGGCTGCCTCGCGGCCGCGGCCGTCATTCAGCAGGTAGGGCCGCGCCCGATGTCATCGCTCAAGGCGCTCGGCGCAAAGCACGGCCTTATTTAA